The Microbacterium sp. W4I20 genome segment CTTCGTTCTCCTCGGCGAAGGTCTGACCCTGGGTGCCGGTCTTCACCGCGACCGTCTTGCCGTCGAGGTCGTCGAGCGATTCGATGTCGCTGGCCTCGAGAACGCCGAGCTGGATGCCGCTGGTGAAGTACGGATCGCTGAAGTCGAAGGTCTGCTTGCGCTCGTCGGTGATCGACATGCCGGCCATGACCGCGTCGACCTGGTTCGACTGCAGCGCCTGCAGGGCGGCGTCGAACCCGAGCTGACGGACCTCGACCTCGAAGCCCTGATCCTCGGCGATCGCGCGGAGCAGGTCCATGTCGATGCCGACGAGGTCGCCGTTCTCGTCGGTGAACTCGAACGGCGCGAAGGTGGTGTCGGTGCCGATGATGTACGACTCGGTGTCGTCGGCGGCGACGGCAGCGGATGCTCCGCCGAGCAGCGCGCCGAGGGTGACGAAGGCGGTCAGTGCCGTCGCGCCGGCGGTTCGGCCGAACCGGCGCAGGCGCGCGGAGGGGGTGCGGATCACGACGGGTGCTCCTCGGGATCGGATGATGCGACCGGACAGCCGCCGAGCATCCACCCTAACGGGCCGCCTTTCACACCGCGCTCCCGCGCCGGACGGACGAGCCCTACAGGGTGATCCAGTACCGGCGGAGCAGGGCGTGGCCGCGCTCCGTCTGATCGCTCACGTCCTGCAGCACGCCGCCTGCTCGCTCGATGGTCCGCGCCGAGGTCACGGACCCGGCGGCTCCGGTCGCGGAAACGCACCAATCGGGCGACCGGATGGGTGCGTTTTCGCGACGGGAACTACTCGACGGGAACGGATGCCGGCGCGTCGACCTTCGCGGACCTCTGCTGCGGCGCCCCACGGAGGAACAGCGAGGCGACGAGTCCGATCACGATCACGCAGGCCGGCAGCAGGATGGCCTGCGACATCCCGGCCGCGAAGCCCTCGGCGACGGCATCCGGCAGCTTCCCGCCGGAGCCGATCGAGCCTGCGGCGTCACCCATTCCGGGGAGGTTGGCCTCGAGGCGTGCCTGCATGAAGGTCGCGATCGCCGCCGAGCCGACCACCGAGCCGATGGTGCGGGTGGTGTTGTAGATGCCCGCACCGGCGCCGGCCTGGCGCATCGGGAGCATCCGCGTGGCCGTCGTCGCGAGCGGCCCCCACATGCCGGCGCTGCCGATGCCGAGGAGGGCGGACGGGAACAGGAACATCCAGATCTCGCTGTCCATGTTCACCAGCGACGAGTACCAGACGAGCGCTGCGCCGAACGCGATGAGACCGGGGATGAGGATCACCCGCGGGTCGGTGCGGTCGAGGATCTTGCCCGCGAGCGGGGCGAGCACACCCGAGAACACGGCCATCGGGATCATCAGCAGCGCAGCCTGCGTGGGCGTGAGCCCTCGGGCGATCTGCAGGAAGAACATCAGCGGCAGCGACATGCTCGTCACGGCGAACCCGACCGTCGCGATCGCGATGTTCGCGCCGGAGAAGTTGCGGTCGCGGAACAGCGCGAGCGGCACGAGCGCCTCGCTCTTCGTCTTCCACTGCTGCAGCACGAACAGGCCGAGGACGACGATGCCGGCGATGATCAGGCCCCAGACCGAGATCGGACCCCAGATGACGCCCCAGTCGTACTTCTCGCCCTCCTGCAGGCCGAAGACCAGGAGGAAGATCGCGGCCGCACTCAGCACGACGCCGAGGATGTCGAAGCGGTGCGGGTGCGTCTTGAGGCGCGGCACGAGGATCCACGCGGCGATGAAGGCGATCACGCCGACCGGGAGGTTCACGAAGAAGATCCACTGCCAGCCGAAGCCGTCGACCAGCAGGCCGCCGGCCAGCGGGCCGACGAGGGTCGCCACACCGGCGGTCGCGCCCCACAGCCCCATGGCCGCACCCCGGCGGTCGGCGGGGAAGGTGCGGGTGATGACCGCCATCGTCTGCGGCGTCATGAAGGCCGCACCGAGACCCTGCACCGCACGGGCGGCGATCAGGCCCTCGAGCGAGTTCGACAGGCCGCACCACAGCGAGGCGAGCGTGAAGACCGCGAGACCGATCAGGTAGATGTTCTTCGGTCCGAAGCGGTCACCCAGACGTCCGGTGATCAGCAGCGGAACCGCGTAGGCGAGCAGATAGGCACTCGTGACCCACACCACGTTGTCGAGATTGTTGGTGTCCGGGTCGAGCGCGGCCTTGATCGCGGGGTTCGCGACCGAGACGATCGTGGTGTCGACGAGGATCATGAAGAACCCGATGACGAGCGCCCACAGGGCGGGCCAGGGGCTCTTCGGCGCGTTGCCGGCCGCGAACGGCCCCGTCTCGGGGCTCGCGGCCTTGGTGGAATCGGTCATAACTGTGCAGCCTTTCGCTGAGCGAGGTAGCGGTCTGAGTCGGTGAAAGCCGAAGGACCCCAGAGGATGCTTTCGGCTTCGAGACGGGTGAGGAGGGAGTCGAGCCAGCGGATCTCGGCGTCGAGGAGCGCTTCCTGTCGCTCCACCTCGACGAGCACCTGTGCCGGGACTCCCTTGTCGGCGGCCTTGCGCAAACTGTCGCTGTGCGCCGCGAGATCATCGCTCAAGCCCGAGCGGCGGGCCCGCAGAAGGTCGATGACCTCGGAGCGCTCGAGGTTGTGCGACTCCGCGAGGGCGATGCGGAACTCGGCGGGGCGATCGATCCGCGCGATCTCTCGGCGCACCCACGCGACGACGGCGTCGCGTCCGGCATCCGTGAGCGTGTAGGTCGTGCGCTCGGGACGGTTGCCTTCGCGGTCGATGCCGACCTCGTCGATCAGCCCCTCCCGCTGGAGCCGGGAAACCGTGTGGTAGAGCGTGCCGTTGGTGATCGTGAGCAGGCGGTCGTCGTGGCGCACGCGCAGCAGGCGTGCCATCTCGTAGGGGTGCATGTCGGCTTCGCGCAGCAGCGCGAGCACCATCACCCCCATGGGCGTGAGCCGGTCGACGGCATCCTTTGTCATTGTTCCACCTCGATTAGTCCACGTGGACTATACACCCGGATCGACTCGGGGACCAAGGCCACTCGTGCGCTCTGGAATGATGGGGCGGGTGAGCACACCTTCAGAAGGCACGGCACGCCCCATTCCCGGCTGGCGGCACCTCTACTCCGGCAAGGTCCGCGATCTGTACGCGTCGGAGGACGCCGAGGACACGCGCATCCTCGTCGTCGCCTCGGACCGCGTGAGCGCGTTCGATTTCGTGCTCTCCCCCGGCATCCCCGAGAAGGGCGCGCTGCTCACGCGCCTCAGCCGCTGGTGGTTCGCGCAGCTCGACGATGTGCCCAACCACATCGCCGAGGGCGAGATCCCGGATGCCGTCGCGGACCACGCCATGCTCGCGCAGTCACTCGAGATGCTGCCCGTCGAATGCGTCGTGCGCGGCTACATCACCGGCAGCGGCTGGGTGGAGTACCAGGAGAGCGGCACCGTCTGCGGCATCCCGCTGCCCGCCGGTCTCGAGAACGGCGACCGACTGCCGGAACCGCTGTTCACCCCGGCCTACAAGGCGCCGATGGGCGAGCACGACGAGAACATCACCTTCGAGAAGACCATCGAGTTGGTCGGCGCCGAGCGCGCGGCCGAACTGCGCGACGTGTCGCTGGCGCTCTACACCCGCGCCGCGGCGATCGCCGAGGAGAAGGGGCTGATCCTCGCCGACACCAAGTTCGAGTTCGGGACGGATGCCGATGGCGTGCTGCGGCTGGCCGACGAGGTGCTCACGAGCGACTCGTCGCGGTACTGGGATGCCGAGGCGTGGAACACCGGCGTCACCCCGAGCGAGCGGATGGCGAGCTTCGACAAGCAGATCGTGCGCGACTGGCTCGCGTCGAATTGGGACAAGCAGGGCGAGCCGCCGCTGCTGCCCGACGACATCGTCGAGCGCACCGCCGACCGCTACCGCGAGCTGATCGCGCGCCTCGGGGCGTGACGTTTCGTCTCGCTCCGCTCGCTCAACGACCGGAAGGCACGCGGCGTACGTCGGTGTGGACGAAGTCGTCGCCCTTGAAGAGCAGCGGCTCGTCGCGGGTGATCGCGAGCGCATACGAGAAGCAGTCGCCGTAGTTCAGGCGGGCCGGATGCTTGGAGCCGCGACCGAAAGCCGCGTGACCGCGGCTGGCGGCCCGGGCCTGGACTTCATCGACCATCACGACACGGATGCCTGCTTCGCGAACGAGGCGGTCGACCTTGGAAACCCCCACCTCCCCGAAGCGCCGTCGCATGACGATATGTGATTCGAGCAGGGTCGCTGCCGACATGACGGGCGCAGGGTCTGCGAGCAAAGTGCGTTCGAGATCGGGACCATCCGTCTCGTCGATCAGGATGGCGACAACCGCTGACGAGTCGACGATCACCGCGGAAGCCCGGCTTCGTCGTACATCTCGTCCATGATCTCTTCGTAGCTCGGCCCGATGACCGGGAGCTTTCGAGCCTCTTCGACAACCGCACGGATAGCCGCACGCTTGCGCTCGACCTCTGCCTCCTTCGCCCCCTCGAGCTCGGCGATCCGCCGACGTACAGCATCCTCGACGGCACTCGTCTGACTCTGTCCGGTGAGCTCGGCCAGCTGACGCACGAGCGCATGCGTCGTCTCGTTCTTGATGTTGAGGCTCATGTCTACCATTCTACCCTCGACGTCTACCCTGGTAGAAGGCATCCAGCCAACACTCAGGAATCGGTAGTGTGGCTCCAGCGCTGTCGCGATCCCCCGAGCGACACCCCCGAACCTGAGGAGCCCCATGGCCCTGTGGAAGCTGCATGGAAACGGCCGCACGGTCGAGGCCGGCGCCGTCGTCACGCCCGAAGAGCGGCTGAACTGGCCGGCGACCATCGCGATCGGCGCTCAGCACGTCGTCGCCATGTTCGGGGCGACGTTCCTGGTTCCCACGCTGACCGGCTTCCCGGTGTCGACCACGCTGCTCTTCAGCGGTCTCGGCACCCTGATCTTCCTGCTGATCACGAAGAACCGGCTGCCCAGCTACCTCGGCTCCTCGTTCGCGTTCATCGCCCCGATCACGGCGGCCGTCGCCGCGGGCGGCACGGGTTCGGCTCTCGCCGGAGTGGTCGCCGTCGGCATCCTGCTGACCGTCGTCGGCCTGGTCGTGCAATTCGCCGGCCTCCGCTGGGTGGACGCGCTGATGCCCCCGGTCGTCGCCGGTGCCATCGTCGCGCTCATCGGGTTCAACCTCGCCCCGACCGCCTGGAACAACTTCAAGATCGACCCGGTCACCGCCACCATCACACTCGTCGCGATCATCGTGTTCGCGGTGCTGTTCCGCGGGTTCCTCGGCCGCATCTCGATCTTCCTCGGCGTCGCAGTCGGCTTCGTCTACGCCGCCCTCACGGGCTCCTTCTCGGTCCCGAACGAACTGCGCGGCGGCAAGACGCCCGCCGAGCTGATCTCGGATGCGCCCTGGGTCGGTCTGCCGCACTTCGACTTCCCGAACTTCGTCGAGCCGGGCACCTGGTCGACGATCGCGATGTTCCTCCCCGTCGTGCTCGTGCTCGTCGCCGAGAACGTCGGGCACGTGCGCGGCGTCGCGACGATGACCGAGGACCCCGAGATCAACAAGCACACGGGTCGCGCACTCATCGCCGATGGTGTGGCCACGACCATCGCCGGTGGCTTCGGCGGTTCGGGCACCACGACGTACGGCGAGAACATCGGCGTCATGGCCGCGACCCGCGTCTACTCGACCGCGGTCTACTGGGTCGCCGGTCTCTTCGCGATCCTGCTCGCGTTCTCGCCGAAGGTCGGCGAGGTGTTCAACTCGATCCCCGCCGGCGTGCTCGGCGGCGCGACCACCGCGCTCTACGGCCTGATCGGCATCATCGGCATCAAGATCTGGGTCGACAGCCGCGTCGACTTCTCGCGTCCGGTCAACCAGTACACCGCCGCGGTCTCGCTCGTGATCGGCATCGCCGGGTTCTCGATGCAGCTCGGCGACTTCGCGTTCGGCGGCATCGTGCTCGGCACGGTCGCCGCACTCCTGATCTACCACGTGGGCAACGCGATCGCCCGGGCGCGCAAGACCGGCGCCGACGACCCGAAGCCGCTCGAGCCCGTCGGTCCGCTGGGCGGAGACCCCGCCTAGTCAGACCGCGGAGTCCTTGACGACGAACCGGAGGCGCACGCCCGGCGCCAGCTGACCTGCGAGATCGAGGCTCCGATCGGTGAGCGCACCGATGATCGGGTAACCACCCGTGAGGGGGTGATCGGGGAGGAACAGCATCGGCTGCCCGTCGGGCGGCACCTGAATCGCACCGGTGACCGCTCCTTCGCTCGGCAGCTCCCCGCCGACCGACCGCTCCAGCGGCACATCGCCCTGAAGGCGGATGCCGACGCGATCGGCACGCGGGGTGACGGTCCACTCCTGGTGGGTGAGCGTGTCGCGCGCTACCGCCGTGAACCAGTCGTCCCGGGGCCCGAGAGTGATCTCGAGCTCGACGAGCTCGCCGGGGGCAGGGAGGTCGCGGAGTACAGCATCGGGCTCGACGGGATCCGGCGCGGCGCCCGCGATCCGCATCACCGCCCCCGCCACGAGGTGCTGCGGACCCAGTCCGGCGAGCGTGTCGGCGGACCGGCTCCCGAGGACAGTCTCCGCATCGATCCCGCCCCGCACGGCGATGACGTGACGCAACCCGCGCTCCGGATGCCCGATGATCAGCTCGTCGCCCTCGGCCGTGGCGAAAGGAGCTCCGTGTACGACGCTGCGAACGGCCCCGCCGACATCGGTGAGGGTGAGCGCCCCGATCGCCCCCGTGACCGCGGCGACACCTGCGCCGTGGAATCGCAGCACCGCACCCCCGACGCTCTCGAGCACCGCGGCCGTGGTCGCATTGCCCACCGCGCGGTTCGCGTCGCGCATCGCCCGGCGGTCGGCCGCTCCGGCTGCCGAGACCCCGAGCGCCGCGTAGCCCGGGCGCCCGGCATCCTGCACCAGCAGTTGCAGCGACGGGCGCACCACCTCGACTGCGGGCATGACAACCTCGGCGGAGAAAGCGGGAGCATCCGTCTCCCCCGCGGCATGGCGGCCGTTGACACCCCGCGACTGCTCGCGATGGTCTCCGTCCTCCGACAGCCGCACCTGTTCACGCACCCGCTCGAACCGCACGGCCGTGCCGGGTGACAGCAGGGCAGGCGGGTCTCGGTCGATGTCCCACATCACGGCATCCGTGCGGCCGATGAGCTGCCAGCCGCCCGGGCTCTCGCGGGGATACACCCCGGTGAACTGTCCGGCGAGTGCGACGGACCCCGCGGGCACGCGCGTACGCGGCGACGAGCGGCGCGGCACCTCGAACAGGGGATCGCTGCTGACGACGTAGCCGAATCCGGGAGCGAAGCCCGAGAACGCGACGCGCCAGTCGGCGGCGAGGTGCCGGCTCACCAAGCTCTCGGCCGAGACGCCGAGCAGGGACGCTGCCTCGTCGAGGTCCTCGCCGTCGTAGTGCACGGGCACTGTGACCCGGCCGGCGACCGGCGGCGGCCCGGGGGCGACTTCCGTCGCCGAGAGAACCGCGGTGAGGTCGGCGGCGGAGACCTGCAACGGATCGAAGCGCACGAGCACCGTGCGTGCGCCGGGGACGCGCTCGACGATGCCGGCGACCCCTTCCCATGCGAGATTCAGGCGCATCGCCTCGTCGAGGTCGGCCGCCTCGACGAGGAGCGCGCGATCGGATGCCGTGAGGATGCGCATCAGTCAGAGCACGCCGTCATCACGCCCCCGCGAACGGGGCGATCGTGATGCCCGCGCCCTCCAGCATCCGCCGGGTCTCCGCCGCCATGGCCACCGAACCGGGGCTGTCGCCGTGCACGCAGATCGACTGCGCGACGACCGGCACGTCGGTCCCGTCGATCGCTCGGATCACGCCGTCGGAGGCGAGCCGCACCATGCGCTCGGCGACCGCCGCGGGGTCGTGCAGCACTGCACCCGGCTCGGTGCGCGAGAGGAGCTGTCCGTTCGGCTGATAGGCGCGGTCCGCGAAGGCCTCCGCGGCGACGGCGAGCCCGGCCCGCTCTGCCACCTCGAGCACGACACCTCCGGAGAGGCCCAGCAGCACGAGGCTCGGGTCGATCGCGCGGATCGCCGCCACGACGTCCTTCGACTGCCGCTCATCGCGCGCGATCGTGTTGTACAGCGCGCCGTGCGGCTTGACGTACGCCACCCGTCCGCCGACCGCCCGAGCGAGGCCGATGAGCGCGCCGAGCTGATACTCGACGTGCGCCTGCAGCGTCGCCGAGTCGATGTCGACCTTCGTGCGACCGAAGTTCTCGTAGTCGCGGTAGCCGGGGTGCGCGCCGATCACGACGCCGCCCTGCACGGCCGCGGCGAGAGTGTCGCGGATGCCCTCGGGGCTGCCGGCATGGAAGCCGCACGACACGTTCGCGCTTGTGATGAGGCGCAGCATGCTCTCGTCGTCGCTCACGACCCGGTCGACGACGTTCTCGCCGAGGTCCGAGTTCAGGTCGATCGAAACCATGCGATCACGCTCCCGAGTCCAGTATCCCCGTCGCTCGCGGACGCCGTTCGCCGTCATGGAGTCGCACGGGCGGAGCGATCGGCGTTGTCGGCTCCGGCAGTCCGTACCGCTGATGCATCCATCGGCGGGCATCCTCCAGCGGATAGGTGGCGCCGAAGACCGCGAACTTCACGAAGATGCCCTCGAGGGTGCTCCGCAGCATGATCTCCTCCAGCGCCGGATCGGCGGCGCCCCTGGCCCGGAAGAGCTCCCGCACGGCATCCTCCGCCGCCTTCGCCGCGTCCTCGTGCCGGGCCTCCGATTCGGCGAAGAGCCGGTGGGTGGCGGGCTGCTGCTGCATCGCCAGCACCGCGCGCTGCAGCGGTAGCGCATAGGCGGTCGCCGTCAGCGCGCCGTCGATCACCGCGGCGAGCGCCTCATCGGGCGTCCCGTCGACCTGCGCGAAGCCGAGCACGGTCTCGAACCATCGATCGATGACGGCGGCGACGAGCTGGTCCTTGCCGCCGAAGTGGTAGTTCACGAGGCCCTGTGCGTTGCCGGCCCTCTGCGTGATCTCGGCGATGCTGGATCCCGCCACTCCGCGTTCACTGAAGACTTCGATGGCCGCCTGCAGGAGGGCCTCCCGGGCGCGCTCGCGGGCGAGGCGGTGACGGGCGTCGGAGCGGGCCATGCGGCATCCACCTCCTGCGTTTCGCCGATGTCTTCCGGAACAGTCCCCCCGCCGTATAGATTACTCACTGAATAGTCGTTCAATCTATGGGCGAAGACGGATCCAGCCCTCCCCAGGAGTAGAAATGCACCCTGTCGCGCGCGTCGACTTCAACGACCTCGGCTCGATCGTCCAGTGGCTCATCGGGCAGTGGTGGGTGTGGACGATCGTCGGCGTCATCGTGCTCTTCTTCCTCATCGTGTGGATCCTCCCCGACGCCAAGGTGAAGCCCTCGGAGGAGTTCTCCACGACCGACACCGAGGCGAATGAGATCGCGCTCGGCTTCCTCCAGATCACCAACCTGCCGTCGGGCCCGTGGAACGACCCGACCGCCTCGGGCCTCGGCGCTCGCGAGAAATCGGTGCTCGTCGACCAGTGGGGCGTGCACTCGCGCCAGGACTGGCTCGACAACATCGAGCGCCTCACCACCGATCGTCGTCGTCGTGAGATGTGGACGCTGTATCTCGCTGTCCGCACCGCCCTCGCCGAGCGCCTCAGCCGCGCACCGAAGGCGAAGGAGTGGCTGGCCGCGATCGTCGAGGAGGGCGGCGACAAGCGCGACGCCCGCACCTTCGTCACCGCGATCGAGTACATCGAGTCCGAGGTGCGCAAGCGCGTCGGGAAGGACATCGTCACCCCCGGCCTGTTCGTACGCACACTCGACGGCTACGCCATCGGCCAGGCGGTGGCCATGACCACGTGGGGTGTCGGACTCGGGCACGGCGATGTCGCCGAAGCGCGGTCCATCATCCACCGGATCAACGCCGACGCCCGCCCGGCATTCGCCTCGTGGGCCGACTTCGGCCTCAGCTACATCGCCGGCCGCGTCATGCACGGGAGCGACGGCAGCGTCGACGAGAAGTCGTTCGAGAAGTTCGGCGACGGCTGGTCCGACTTCAAGGCCGCCGCGACCGAGAAGCGCAACGGCCCGTGGGCGACCCTGCCATGGAGGCGCTGACCGTCGATCTGGAACCGCTGCGACGCAGCGCCGGATTCCGGGACATCCTCGCCTACGAGCGCATCTGCCGTATCCCGCCGCACAAGCGCTTCCTGGCGATCCTCATCGCCGTGCTGCTGTTCGCGGCGGCGATGCTGATCGGCCTGTGGGTGCTGGGGCGCAGCGACATCCTCGCGGTCGCACCGATCCTCGGGGTGTTCGTGATCGGCTACACCGTGCTGGCCGCGGTCGGGTTCGTCTGGTACGCCGTCGGGCTCAGTCGGCGCGTCAAGGTCGCCGCCTTCGCCTGGCAGAACGGGTGGGCCTACGCCGACGCGCTCGAGCACACCCGCCGCCCCGGCGCCGCGTTCACGCGGGTGCTGCGCGGACAGGAGCGAGCGGTCGTCGCGTGCGACGACGAGCGGATGCCGTTCGAGCTCGGCATCCACCATTCGGTGTCGCGCGGGCAGGAACGCGCGACGGTGCAGCGGCCCTTCGCCTTCGTCGAGCTGCCGCTGCCGTCGTCGGTGCCGCACATCGTGCTCGCCAACCGCCGCCGCAGCATCATCCCGACTCTGGGCCTGGGCCGGGGAGCGGCGCGGATGGACCTCGAAGGGGACTTCGCCCGGACGTTCCGGCTGATCGTTCCCGAGGGCTACCAGCAGGATGCGCTCTACATCTTCACACCCGACCTGATGGCGCGCGTGCTCGACCTCGGGTCGGGTGCCGAGATCGAACTCGTCTCCGACCGGCTCTACGTCTATCTGCCGCCGAGCACCCGCTTCGACCGTGCACAGACGATGGCCGCGGTGCTCACCCTGGCCGAGGAGTTCCACCGCCGATTCTCCGCCCG includes the following:
- a CDS encoding type II toxin-antitoxin system VapC family toxin, which codes for MIVDSSAVVAILIDETDGPDLERTLLADPAPVMSAATLLESHIVMRRRFGEVGVSKVDRLVREAGIRVVMVDEVQARAASRGHAAFGRGSKHPARLNYGDCFSYALAITRDEPLLFKGDDFVHTDVRRVPSGR
- a CDS encoding type II toxin-antitoxin system VapB family antitoxin, whose translation is MSLNIKNETTHALVRQLAELTGQSQTSAVEDAVRRRIAELEGAKEAEVERKRAAIRAVVEEARKLPVIGPSYEEIMDEMYDEAGLPR
- a CDS encoding urea amidolyase family protein, whose protein sequence is MRILTASDRALLVEAADLDEAMRLNLAWEGVAGIVERVPGARTVLVRFDPLQVSAADLTAVLSATEVAPGPPPVAGRVTVPVHYDGEDLDEAASLLGVSAESLVSRHLAADWRVAFSGFAPGFGYVVSSDPLFEVPRRSSPRTRVPAGSVALAGQFTGVYPRESPGGWQLIGRTDAVMWDIDRDPPALLSPGTAVRFERVREQVRLSEDGDHREQSRGVNGRHAAGETDAPAFSAEVVMPAVEVVRPSLQLLVQDAGRPGYAALGVSAAGAADRRAMRDANRAVGNATTAAVLESVGGAVLRFHGAGVAAVTGAIGALTLTDVGGAVRSVVHGAPFATAEGDELIIGHPERGLRHVIAVRGGIDAETVLGSRSADTLAGLGPQHLVAGAVMRIAGAAPDPVEPDAVLRDLPAPGELVELEITLGPRDDWFTAVARDTLTHQEWTVTPRADRVGIRLQGDVPLERSVGGELPSEGAVTGAIQVPPDGQPMLFLPDHPLTGGYPIIGALTDRSLDLAGQLAPGVRLRFVVKDSAV
- a CDS encoding LamB/YcsF family protein, which encodes MVSIDLNSDLGENVVDRVVSDDESMLRLITSANVSCGFHAGSPEGIRDTLAAAVQGGVVIGAHPGYRDYENFGRTKVDIDSATLQAHVEYQLGALIGLARAVGGRVAYVKPHGALYNTIARDERQSKDVVAAIRAIDPSLVLLGLSGGVVLEVAERAGLAVAAEAFADRAYQPNGQLLSRTEPGAVLHDPAAVAERMVRLASDGVIRAIDGTDVPVVAQSICVHGDSPGSVAMAAETRRMLEGAGITIAPFAGA
- a CDS encoding uracil-xanthine permease family protein; protein product: MALWKLHGNGRTVEAGAVVTPEERLNWPATIAIGAQHVVAMFGATFLVPTLTGFPVSTTLLFSGLGTLIFLLITKNRLPSYLGSSFAFIAPITAAVAAGGTGSALAGVVAVGILLTVVGLVVQFAGLRWVDALMPPVVAGAIVALIGFNLAPTAWNNFKIDPVTATITLVAIIVFAVLFRGFLGRISIFLGVAVGFVYAALTGSFSVPNELRGGKTPAELISDAPWVGLPHFDFPNFVEPGTWSTIAMFLPVVLVLVAENVGHVRGVATMTEDPEINKHTGRALIADGVATTIAGGFGGSGTTTYGENIGVMAATRVYSTAVYWVAGLFAILLAFSPKVGEVFNSIPAGVLGGATTALYGLIGIIGIKIWVDSRVDFSRPVNQYTAAVSLVIGIAGFSMQLGDFAFGGIVLGTVAALLIYHVGNAIARARKTGADDPKPLEPVGPLGGDPA
- a CDS encoding DUF1266 domain-containing protein, with translation MHPVARVDFNDLGSIVQWLIGQWWVWTIVGVIVLFFLIVWILPDAKVKPSEEFSTTDTEANEIALGFLQITNLPSGPWNDPTASGLGAREKSVLVDQWGVHSRQDWLDNIERLTTDRRRREMWTLYLAVRTALAERLSRAPKAKEWLAAIVEEGGDKRDARTFVTAIEYIESEVRKRVGKDIVTPGLFVRTLDGYAIGQAVAMTTWGVGLGHGDVAEARSIIHRINADARPAFASWADFGLSYIAGRVMHGSDGSVDEKSFEKFGDGWSDFKAAATEKRNGPWATLPWRR
- a CDS encoding DHA2 family efflux MFS transporter permease subunit codes for the protein MTDSTKAASPETGPFAAGNAPKSPWPALWALVIGFFMILVDTTIVSVANPAIKAALDPDTNNLDNVVWVTSAYLLAYAVPLLITGRLGDRFGPKNIYLIGLAVFTLASLWCGLSNSLEGLIAARAVQGLGAAFMTPQTMAVITRTFPADRRGAAMGLWGATAGVATLVGPLAGGLLVDGFGWQWIFFVNLPVGVIAFIAAWILVPRLKTHPHRFDILGVVLSAAAIFLLVFGLQEGEKYDWGVIWGPISVWGLIIAGIVVLGLFVLQQWKTKSEALVPLALFRDRNFSGANIAIATVGFAVTSMSLPLMFFLQIARGLTPTQAALLMIPMAVFSGVLAPLAGKILDRTDPRVILIPGLIAFGAALVWYSSLVNMDSEIWMFLFPSALLGIGSAGMWGPLATTATRMLPMRQAGAGAGIYNTTRTIGSVVGSAAIATFMQARLEANLPGMGDAAGSIGSGGKLPDAVAEGFAAGMSQAILLPACVIVIGLVASLFLRGAPQQRSAKVDAPASVPVE
- a CDS encoding PadR family transcriptional regulator — protein: MTKDAVDRLTPMGVMVLALLREADMHPYEMARLLRVRHDDRLLTITNGTLYHTVSRLQREGLIDEVGIDREGNRPERTTYTLTDAGRDAVVAWVRREIARIDRPAEFRIALAESHNLERSEVIDLLRARRSGLSDDLAAHSDSLRKAADKGVPAQVLVEVERQEALLDAEIRWLDSLLTRLEAESILWGPSAFTDSDRYLAQRKAAQL
- a CDS encoding phosphoribosylaminoimidazolesuccinocarboxamide synthase; the encoded protein is MGRVSTPSEGTARPIPGWRHLYSGKVRDLYASEDAEDTRILVVASDRVSAFDFVLSPGIPEKGALLTRLSRWWFAQLDDVPNHIAEGEIPDAVADHAMLAQSLEMLPVECVVRGYITGSGWVEYQESGTVCGIPLPAGLENGDRLPEPLFTPAYKAPMGEHDENITFEKTIELVGAERAAELRDVSLALYTRAAAIAEEKGLILADTKFEFGTDADGVLRLADEVLTSDSSRYWDAEAWNTGVTPSERMASFDKQIVRDWLASNWDKQGEPPLLPDDIVERTADRYRELIARLGA
- a CDS encoding TetR/AcrR family transcriptional regulator, encoding MARSDARHRLARERAREALLQAAIEVFSERGVAGSSIAEITQRAGNAQGLVNYHFGGKDQLVAAVIDRWFETVLGFAQVDGTPDEALAAVIDGALTATAYALPLQRAVLAMQQQPATHRLFAESEARHEDAAKAAEDAVRELFRARGAADPALEEIMLRSTLEGIFVKFAVFGATYPLEDARRWMHQRYGLPEPTTPIAPPVRLHDGERRPRATGILDSGA